One Fibrobacter sp. UBA4297 DNA window includes the following coding sequences:
- a CDS encoding Rpn family recombination-promoting nuclease/putative transposase codes for MGNNIETETKNGHGEMISEAKTFEEFKGAGVFADLLLDRTFKKAFNPDSQNKVCLIALLNSVLEGEIASPIVDVQSRNKEYSDGSNENRTSIFDLHCIDSAQRRFIIEVQILFQKNIVNRSIYYASQTVVAQGQRGKKYNYELNPVVTVVFMEFNVFADDRYIRRAKLREINGSCISDTLNFAFVELPKFNKPLDELETTLDKALYALKNMKNMTQMPKQYANTVFELLFSTAKLAKLSKEEQKMIDEAQKAKWDEYAIHKAAIDSGLQQGLEQGLEQGRNQRNREIAKKMLLKNKPIEEITEFTELSEADVLAIKADLDKT; via the coding sequence ATGGGAAATAATATTGAGACCGAAACAAAAAATGGCCATGGTGAAATGATTAGCGAGGCCAAAACTTTCGAAGAATTCAAGGGCGCGGGTGTATTCGCGGACCTTCTTCTCGACAGAACTTTCAAGAAGGCTTTCAATCCTGACTCGCAGAACAAAGTATGTTTGATTGCGCTTTTGAACTCTGTACTTGAAGGAGAAATTGCATCGCCGATTGTGGATGTGCAGTCTCGTAACAAGGAATACAGCGACGGTTCGAATGAAAATCGGACTTCCATCTTCGACTTGCACTGCATCGATTCGGCTCAGCGGAGATTCATCATCGAAGTGCAGATCCTTTTTCAGAAAAACATTGTCAATCGTTCGATTTATTACGCTTCGCAGACGGTCGTTGCTCAGGGACAACGCGGCAAAAAGTACAATTACGAATTGAACCCTGTTGTTACAGTTGTGTTCATGGAATTTAATGTGTTTGCCGATGACCGCTACATTCGTCGGGCAAAGCTTCGCGAAATCAATGGGTCTTGCATTAGTGATACGCTCAATTTTGCGTTTGTGGAGCTTCCGAAGTTCAACAAGCCTTTGGACGAACTTGAAACGACGCTCGACAAGGCGCTTTATGCTCTTAAGAACATGAAAAATATGACGCAGATGCCCAAGCAGTACGCGAATACGGTGTTCGAGCTCTTGTTTTCGACAGCGAAATTGGCTAAATTATCGAAAGAGGAACAGAAAATGATCGATGAAGCTCAGAAAGCCAAGTGGGATGAATACGCAATCCATAAAGCGGCTATTGATAGCGGCTTGCAGCAAGGTCTTGAACAAGGTCTTGAACAGGGTCGCAATCAAAGAAATCGCGAAATTGCGAAGAAAATGCTGTTGAAAAACAAGCCCATCGAAGAAATTACGGAGTTCACAGAGCTTTCTGAAGCTGATGTTTTGGCAATTAAGGCT